TCTGGAACCGTTCGCTCAAATGATTCAAGGAGAGATCAGGATTGGCAAAATGCTCTTCAATATAATGCTTAACCTCGGTAATCATCACCCGGTGGCTCTTCAGCTCATTGACTGACACATAGACATGGTAGGTTTCATTCAGCCAGCCGGTCAGCAGCTCCCGGATCTCTTCAAGATCGGTGCTGCCCCGAATGCGTTCCCGCAGACCGCCGGTCCATGCTGCCGCGAGCTGACGGTCGAGTGTCTCCGCTATGCCCTTAAGCTCCTGCTCCAGTGCCTGGAGCAGCACTTCCAGCAGCATATAGATCTCTTCGTCCTTCAAGCGGTCCTTGCGGAAGGAATCGAAGATTTCGTCCAGCCGGATACGCCAGTTCTCGTCCGACAGACGGAATTCACGGACAAGCTGGGTGAAGCTCCCGAAGTATTTATAGCTCTGTAGTCCGGAATCGTCCTGCCCGTCCACCATATGGACTGCCGCAATCTCTGTTCCAAGTGCCAGCCTGTGACTCAGCACCTCAGCCGCAGCCGCGTAAGAATTCCGGATCTCCCGCCAGTCCCGGACGACCGTACCCACTCCGAAGGTCAGAAATACCCGCAGATTATCCATAATCCAGCGGTGGCAGTCTCTTGCCAGCTCCAGCATCGTATCGCTGTCATCCTTCACCGGCTGGAACCGGAAGCCAATAATCATCCCCAGCCGCTCCCCGCTGATCCATTCGGCCCACGCATGAAGCTGCCTATCTGCCATCAAGTCCCCCAGTACATTGGTTAGGGCGAATTTCAGCAGATTCTGATCCTGAGCAGGCAGCGCATGCCAGTCCTTCTCCCGGTTCAGCTCGGCTGCGAATACAACGAAGGCTTCGAACTCCCTGGTGCCCTCAAAAGGGTCCAGCGACTCCAGCCGCTCTGCCGCATCCTCCAGCCGCTGTCCGCTGAGGAAATCCTGGAACAGCTCCCGGCGCTGAATGACCAGATTCTCGTAGCGTTCCCGCTCATAATCGGTAGTGATCTGCACCAGACGGTCCAGCGCGTTATGCATCAGGGCCAGCTCATCGGAAGCTACGGCAGGCGCGGCATTCTGGGCCGCAGGCTGAAGTCCTTGAATCCGCACCATCAGCTGATGGATGGGCCGGTAATTCCGCCGGGTGATGTAGATGATGTACACTATGCCCAGCGCAATCGTCAGCAGCCCGAGAATGAACCAGATGTAGGAGATCACCGAGATCCAGTCGAATAAGCGCCCGGCCCGCAGCCCGCTCTCGAAGGTCCAGCCCAGATTCTTCGCCTCGACCTTCGAGAGCGTTCTGTTATTCTGACCGTCTGCGGCGGGAGCAGAATCATAGATCGGTGTCCCCGAGACATCCTTGATCCGCAGGAAGGACAGTTCCCCACTCGTTAAGCTGTCCACCAGACGCTCTATGCGGTACACACTGACATTAATAACAATGTAACCGTCGGAGCCCCAAGGAATCGGCAGCCTGCTGGCCTGGCTGATCACCGGCCGCAAGTCCTGAGAGTTCCTGGGCTGAACCATCCGTACAGCGCTCCACCCCTGCTGCTGCTTATTCGCGGAGAGCTGCTGCAAATATTCCGCCTCCAGCCCCTGGCCCTGTCCCGGATTCACGTATCCGCTCTGGCCCAGCATCAGCTTGTCCTTGTTACGGTAGACATAGATCGAATCAATCAGGCTGAAGCGTTCAGATAGCCGGTTCATGCTCTGCACAATTTCATACGAGCTTCCAGCCGGTGAGTCCGTGCCGGAGGGCGCATCCAGGAAGTCATTATAGGAATAGTTATTTCCGATCTCCTGCAGCACGCCCAGCTCTATATCATTCAAGGTCCGCTCCACCGTATCCGCCACATAGCGGGTGGATATGTAATTGGCCTTCTCCGTCTCGCTGCGGGACAGCTCCGTAATGACCATGAAGGCCAGGAAGATTAGAACAGTGACTACAAGCAGGAAGACAGGGAAGTATGAGAATAGCATCCGACTATACCAACTGCGCTTCATAGAGCTTCCCCCTTCTTCTTATTCAGACTGCTGCTTCTTATGTGAAATGGAGCTTACCTTGTACAGCAGCAAAGCGCCGAGCGCGGCGCTGACCGTACAGGAGAAATACATTAGTCGCGGGCCGCCGCTATCCAGCAAATACCCGTTCAGCAGGTTCCCGGCAATGCCTCCAAGCCCCACAAACACCATATTGAACAGGCTTTGTCCTGTGGCCTGCAGCTCTTTGC
This genomic interval from Paenibacillus sp. FSL H8-0332 contains the following:
- a CDS encoding AraC family transcriptional regulator, whose product is MKRSWYSRMLFSYFPVFLLVVTVLIFLAFMVITELSRSETEKANYISTRYVADTVERTLNDIELGVLQEIGNNYSYNDFLDAPSGTDSPAGSSYEIVQSMNRLSERFSLIDSIYVYRNKDKLMLGQSGYVNPGQGQGLEAEYLQQLSANKQQQGWSAVRMVQPRNSQDLRPVISQASRLPIPWGSDGYIVINVSVYRIERLVDSLTSGELSFLRIKDVSGTPIYDSAPAADGQNNRTLSKVEAKNLGWTFESGLRAGRLFDWISVISYIWFILGLLTIALGIVYIIYITRRNYRPIHQLMVRIQGLQPAAQNAAPAVASDELALMHNALDRLVQITTDYERERYENLVIQRRELFQDFLSGQRLEDAAERLESLDPFEGTREFEAFVVFAAELNREKDWHALPAQDQNLLKFALTNVLGDLMADRQLHAWAEWISGERLGMIIGFRFQPVKDDSDTMLELARDCHRWIMDNLRVFLTFGVGTVVRDWREIRNSYAAAAEVLSHRLALGTEIAAVHMVDGQDDSGLQSYKYFGSFTQLVREFRLSDENWRIRLDEIFDSFRKDRLKDEEIYMLLEVLLQALEQELKGIAETLDRQLAAAWTGGLRERIRGSTDLEEIRELLTGWLNETYHVYVSVNELKSHRVMITEVKHYIEEHFANPDLSLNHLSERFQISAKYASYLFKEEFNMKFVDFLAEQRLMKAKELLETTSESIQDIALQIGYANSITFGRVFKRITGMTPGDYRKSKLHKDE